The following proteins are co-located in the Candidatus Competibacteraceae bacterium genome:
- a CDS encoding Uma2 family endonuclease yields the protein MSLQPKPRLTPEDYLALERSADFKSEYFNGEIFAMTGASRSHNTIVLNIGSEIRQQLKKRSRKAYTNSA from the coding sequence ATGTCCCTGCAACCCAAACCCCGCCTGACCCCCGAAGACTATCTGGCCCTCGAACGCAGCGCCGATTTCAAGAGTGAATATTTCAACGGCGAAATTTTCGCCATGACCGGCGCGAGCAGATCCCATAACACCATCGTTCTGAACATCGGCTCCGAAATTCGGCAACAACTAAAAAAGCGCTCCCGCAAGGCTTATACCAATTCTGCATAG
- a CDS encoding NAD(P)-dependent oxidoreductase: protein MTETVGFIGLGSMGLPMARQLLDAGYRLRVYNRTSGKAAELLDRGAREVKTPAETVEPGGIVVTMLANDTALETVTLGEHGMAATLGAGGIHLSMSTVSPALARRLAEAHQTHGSHYLAAPVLGRPAAAAAGKLFILLSGVAGAKHRVSPLLEAMGQGTHDLGEDPAQAHVAKLAANFMILASIETYAEALTFAEKNGIGRMEMMKLLTGTILNAPLFHLYGELLAKEEYTTPGFKLALGLKDIELILKTGVDSRTPLPAADLVHNRLLAAMAKGRGELDMTALALGVSEDAGLRRE from the coding sequence GTGACTGAAACCGTGGGTTTTATCGGTCTGGGTAGCATGGGCTTGCCCATGGCGCGCCAGTTGCTCGACGCGGGCTATCGACTACGGGTGTACAACCGTACTTCCGGCAAGGCGGCGGAATTGCTGGATCGGGGCGCTCGGGAGGTGAAAACCCCCGCCGAAACGGTGGAGCCGGGCGGGATCGTGGTCACCATGCTGGCCAACGACACGGCGCTGGAAACGGTGACGCTGGGCGAACACGGCATGGCGGCGACGCTGGGTGCGGGCGGCATCCATCTTTCCATGAGTACGGTGTCGCCAGCGCTGGCGCGCCGATTGGCGGAGGCGCATCAGACCCACGGCTCGCACTACCTCGCCGCGCCGGTGCTGGGGCGGCCGGCGGCGGCGGCGGCCGGCAAGCTGTTCATCCTGCTGTCCGGGGTAGCGGGAGCCAAACATCGGGTATCGCCGCTGTTGGAGGCGATGGGGCAGGGCACACACGATCTGGGCGAGGACCCTGCTCAGGCTCATGTCGCCAAGCTGGCGGCCAACTTCATGATCCTGGCGTCGATCGAGACCTACGCCGAAGCGTTGACCTTTGCCGAGAAGAACGGCATCGGCCGCATGGAGATGATGAAGTTGTTGACCGGAACCATTTTGAACGCGCCGCTGTTCCATCTCTACGGTGAACTATTGGCCAAGGAGGAGTACACCACCCCAGGTTTCAAGCTGGCGTTGGGCCTGAAGGATATCGAGCTGATTCTGAAGACTGGGGTCGATTCCCGCACGCCGCTGCCCGCCGCCGATCTGGTGCATAACCGCTTGCTGGCGGCCATGGCAAAGGGGCGCGGCGAACTGGATATGACTGCTCTGGCGCTGGGCGTGTCGGAAGACGCCGGATTGCGGCGGGAGTGA
- a CDS encoding PspA/IM30 family protein, translated as MANLFKRISDVIAANLNDLVDRVEDPERMIKQLIREMEENIGSAREGVVDALASEKQLAKELDSQRRQAEEWHSRARRALEAGNETLAREALLRKKEHDGIVANLEASWESARRTGERLKAQLRALEAKLEEARLKKGSLVARQRAAQARERMDEVSDRFQTGLDLNNSFGRMTDKVSEMEARMEARAELYGEYSEIEREFLKMEANSEVEAELAALRKEVKG; from the coding sequence ATGGCCAATCTGTTCAAGCGTATCAGCGACGTCATCGCCGCCAATCTCAACGATCTGGTGGATCGAGTCGAAGACCCGGAGCGGATGATCAAGCAGCTCATCCGCGAAATGGAGGAAAACATCGGCAGCGCTCGGGAAGGGGTGGTCGATGCCCTGGCCAGCGAGAAGCAACTGGCCAAGGAACTGGACAGCCAGCGCCGGCAGGCCGAGGAATGGCACAGCCGCGCCCGCCGGGCGCTGGAAGCCGGCAACGAAACGCTGGCACGGGAGGCGCTGCTGCGCAAGAAGGAACACGACGGCATCGTCGCCAATCTGGAAGCCTCGTGGGAGTCGGCCCGCCGTACCGGCGAACGGCTCAAAGCCCAGTTGCGGGCGCTGGAAGCAAAACTGGAAGAGGCGCGCTTGAAGAAAGGCAGCCTGGTGGCGCGGCAGCGGGCCGCCCAGGCGCGCGAGCGGATGGATGAGGTCAGCGACCGGTTTCAGACCGGCCTCGATCTCAACAATTCTTTCGGCCGCATGACGGATAAAGTGAGCGAAATGGAAGCGCGAATGGAAGCGCGGGCCGAACTGTACGGTGAATACAGCGAAATCGAACGGGAATTCCTGAAAATGGAAGCCAACAGCGAGGTCGAGGCGGAACTGGCGGCGCTGCGGAAAGAGGTGAAAGGTTAA
- a CDS encoding Uma2 family endonuclease, with protein MRVKVDPNGLYTYPDVVVVCGKEQFEDTHLDTLLNPTVILEVLSDSTEAYDRGRKFEHYRKLDSLAEYVLIAQNRPHIESYRRQADQQWLLTECSELDGALRLPPIDCTLALVEIYDKVELPNA; from the coding sequence ATGCGCGTCAAGGTTGACCCAAACGGTCTGTACACCTATCCCGATGTCGTAGTGGTTTGCGGTAAGGAGCAATTTGAGGATACACATCTCGACACCCTGCTCAATCCCACCGTGATCCTCGAAGTGCTGTCGGACTCCACCGAGGCTTACGACCGGGGGCGCAAGTTCGAGCATTACCGCAAGCTGGATTCGCTGGCCGAATACGTGCTGATCGCCCAAAACCGCCCACACATCGAATCGTATCGGCGACAAGCCGACCAGCAATGGTTATTGACGGAATGCAGCGAGCTTGACGGCGCGCTGCGGCTACCGCCCATCGATTGCACTCTGGCGCTGGTGGAGATCTACGACAAGGTGGAACTTCCGAACGCCTGA
- a CDS encoding transposase, translating to MRAISRPPTARCTLAMYVSFILSTPHSPTCCRLGEVMKISHDSVNRFLLREDYTPRDLFNEVRAELNLTGGTVSVDDSVLDKPYSHLIAFVGHFWSGKHHGVVKGINLITLYYTDPQGHHQPINYRIYDKTEHKTKNDYFQEMLADVLAWGLEPAFVTGDSWYSRLENLKMIKNHHQGFLFALESNRLVSIEKGQWSQVQQLTIPADGFLVYLRGFGPVKVFRTWLKNQPRHDALYQLNDEDWAAFARPAFLKLHDQHWQIEQYHRTLKQVCHIEHCQVRQPTTIRNHVFAAICGYVQLQRLRANDVIRNCYRLKRELFNEIVAAFIQTFTPNLEHLNPQFQPPVNA from the coding sequence ATGAGAGCCATCAGTCGCCCACCCACGGCCCGTTGCACTTTAGCGATGTATGTATCTTTTATATTGAGCACACCGCACTCACCGACCTGTTGTCGGTTAGGGGAAGTGATGAAGATCAGCCACGACAGTGTCAATCGGTTCTTACTCCGTGAAGACTATACGCCCCGCGATTTATTCAATGAAGTCCGAGCCGAACTGAATTTGACGGGGGGTACCGTCAGTGTCGATGACAGCGTACTCGACAAACCGTATAGCCATCTGATCGCCTTCGTGGGTCATTTTTGGTCGGGGAAACATCATGGGGTGGTCAAGGGGATTAACCTGATTACGTTGTATTACACCGACCCACAAGGCCACCATCAACCGATCAACTACCGAATTTACGACAAAACGGAACACAAGACGAAAAACGATTATTTTCAAGAGATGCTGGCTGACGTGTTGGCGTGGGGTCTGGAACCGGCGTTTGTGACGGGAGACAGTTGGTACAGTCGCTTGGAAAATCTCAAGATGATTAAAAACCATCATCAGGGATTTCTCTTTGCGCTAGAAAGTAACCGTTTGGTTTCCATTGAAAAAGGGCAATGGTCACAGGTTCAGCAGCTCACGATCCCCGCGGACGGTTTCCTCGTCTATTTACGAGGATTCGGCCCGGTCAAAGTGTTTCGGACGTGGTTGAAAAACCAGCCACGCCATGATGCCTTGTATCAGCTGAATGACGAGGATTGGGCTGCCTTTGCCCGTCCCGCTTTTCTCAAACTCCATGACCAGCACTGGCAAATCGAGCAATATCATCGCACGCTCAAACAAGTGTGCCACATCGAGCATTGTCAGGTCCGCCAACCCACCACGATTCGCAATCATGTTTTTGCAGCGATCTGTGGCTATGTGCAATTGCAGCGATTGCGCGCCAACGATGTGATTCGTAATTGCTATCGCTTAAAGCGTGAGTTGTTTAATGAGATCGTTGCCGCATTCATCCAAACATTCACCCCTAACTTGGAGCACCTGAACCCACAATTTCAACCTCCTGTCAATGCGTAA
- a CDS encoding IS110 family transposase, whose product MTVPDAVPSGAPTPVECWVGIDVAKTHLDVAIWPTRERLRVTRDEAGLVALIAWLRPRAPALLVLEATGGLETLVAGTLIDAQLPTAVINPRQARDFARALGYLAKTDVLDAEVLARFGQAIRPDPRPWKDEEAQALTALIQRRRQVVGMLTAEKNRLAIAHRHVRPDIQTTLDWLESRLKDLDDDLQRRLRVSPVWREQDNLPQSVPGVGPVTSVTLLAALPELGTLDRRQISALVGVCPFNRDSGQSRGRRMIFGGRAAVRTVLYMATVSASRCNPVIKVFYQRLRAAGKPAKVALTACMRKLLTILNAMLKAKTSWQPLAECRS is encoded by the coding sequence ATGACGGTCCCCGACGCGGTGCCGTCCGGCGCGCCGACGCCCGTGGAGTGCTGGGTGGGGATCGATGTCGCCAAGACCCATCTGGATGTGGCGATCTGGCCGACTCGGGAGCGTCTGCGGGTCACCCGCGATGAGGCGGGTTTGGTGGCGTTGATCGCCTGGCTGCGCCCGCGAGCGCCCGCGTTGCTGGTCCTGGAAGCCACTGGCGGGTTGGAAACCCTGGTGGCCGGGACGCTGATCGACGCCCAGCTCCCCACCGCCGTCATCAATCCTCGCCAAGCCCGGGATTTTGCCAGGGCCCTTGGCTATCTGGCCAAGACCGATGTCTTGGATGCCGAGGTCCTGGCGCGCTTCGGCCAAGCGATCCGCCCAGACCCCCGGCCGTGGAAAGACGAGGAAGCCCAGGCACTGACCGCCTTGATCCAACGTCGGCGGCAGGTGGTGGGCATGCTGACGGCGGAAAAGAACCGCCTGGCCATTGCGCATCGCCACGTCCGGCCCGACATCCAGACCACCCTCGATTGGCTCGAATCCCGCCTGAAAGATCTTGATGACGACCTCCAGCGCCGACTGCGGGTCAGCCCGGTCTGGCGCGAGCAGGACAACCTGCCGCAAAGCGTCCCCGGCGTTGGTCCGGTCACCTCGGTCACGTTGTTGGCGGCCTTGCCGGAACTGGGCACCCTGGACCGGCGACAGATCAGCGCCTTGGTCGGGGTCTGTCCGTTCAACCGCGATTCTGGCCAAAGCCGGGGCCGGCGGATGATCTTCGGTGGGCGGGCTGCGGTTCGCACGGTGCTGTACATGGCTACGGTCTCTGCGAGCCGGTGTAATCCGGTGATCAAAGTGTTCTACCAACGCCTGCGGGCGGCGGGCAAACCCGCCAAGGTCGCCCTGACCGCCTGTATGCGCAAGTTGTTGACGATCTTGAACGCGATGCTCAAGGCCAAGACCTCATGGCAACCCCTGGCAGAGTGCAGGTCCTGA